From Panthera uncia isolate 11264 chromosome E1, Puncia_PCG_1.0, whole genome shotgun sequence, one genomic window encodes:
- the RNF112 gene encoding RING finger protein 112: protein MPRSALSIISFCHRLGKQERKRSFMGNSRNSWSHAPFPKLELGLGSRPTVPRELPACCICLERLREPVSLDCGHDFCARCFSTHRVPGCEPPCCPECRKICKQKRGLRSLGEKMKLLPQRPLPAVLQETCSVRAEPLLLVRINASGGLILRMGAINRCLKHPLARDTPVCLLAVLGEQHSGKTFLLNHLLRGLPGLESGEGGWPRGGGSLQGFRWGANSLTRGIWMWSHPFLLGKEGRKVAVFLVDTGDAMSPELSRETRTKLCALTTMLSSYQILNTDPELKDTDLEYLEMFVHVAEVMGRHYGMVPIQHLDLLVRDSSHPNKAGLGRVGDVIQKASSKYPKVQELLRGRRARCYLLPAPERRWASKDHGSPGDTDDDVRHLCAYVADVLSAAPQHAKSRCQGYWSEGRPVARGDRRLLTGQQLAQEIKNLSGWMGRTGPGFASPDEMAAQLHDLRTVEAAKKEFEEYVRQQDVATKRIFSALRVLPDTMRTLLATQKDAILARHGAALLCKGREQTLEALEAELQAEAKVFMDSYTMRFCGHLAAVGGAVGAGLMGLAGGVVGAGMAAAALAAEAGMVAAGAAVGATGAAVVGGGVGAGLAATVGCMEKEEDERVQEGDREPLLQEE, encoded by the exons ATGCCGAGGTCCGCCTTGTCAATCATTTCCTTCTGTCATCGGCTTGGCAAACAG GAGAGAAAACGGAGCTTCATGGGAAACAGCCGCAACAGTTG GTCTCACGCGCCGTTCCCCAAGTTGGAGCTGGGCCTGGGGTCCCGGCCCACGGTGCCGCGGGAGCTCCCCGCCTGCTGCATCTGCCTGGAGAGGCTGCGGGAGCCCGTCTCGCTGGACTGTGGCCATGACTTCTGCGCGCGGTGCTTCAGCACACACCGCGTCCCGGGCTGCGAGCCGCCTTGCTGTCCAGAGTGCCGGAAGATctgcaagcagaagaggggcctCCGGAGTCTGGGGGAGAAGATGAAGCTCCTGCCGCAGAGGCCTCTGCCCGCTGTGCTGCAG GAGACCTGCTCCGTGAGGGCCGAGCCGCTGCTGCTGGTGCGCATCAATGCCTCCGGAGGCCTCATCCTGAGGATGGGGGCCATCAACCGCTGCCTGAAGCACCCCCTGGCCAGGGACACCCCTGTCTGCCTCCTCGCTGTCCTGGGGGAGCAGCACTCAGGGAAGACCTTCCTCCTCAACCACCTGCTCCGGGGCCTGCCGGGCCTG GAGTCAGGGGAGGGCGGCTGGCCGAGAGGAGGAGGGTCCCTGCAGGGGTTCAGGTGGGGTGCCAATAGCCTCACCAGGGGCATATGGATGTGGAGTCACCCCTTcctgctggggaaggaggggaggaag GTGGCTGTGTTCCTGGTGGACACAGGGGACGCCATGAGCCCGGAGCTGAGCAGGGAAACCAGGACCAAGCTCTGTGCCCTCACCACGATGCTGAGCTCCTACCAG ATCCTCAACACCGACCCGGAGCTGAAGGATACAGACCTGGAATATCTGGAG ATGTTTGTGCACGTGGCCGAGGTGATGGGCAGGCATTATGGGATGGTGCCGATCCAG CACCTGGATCTCTTAGTCCGGGACTCATCCCACCCCAACAAGGCAGGGCTGGGGCGCGTGGGTGACGTCATCCAG AAAGCCTCCAGCAAATACCCCAAGGTTCAGGAGCTGCTCCGAGGGAGGCGAGCCCGCTGCTACCTCCTGCCTGCTCCCGAGAGGCGGTGGGCCAGCAAAGACCACGGAAGCCCAGGCG ACACAGATGACGATGTCCGCCACCTCTGTGCCTACGTCGCCGATGTGCTGAGTGCGGCCCCCCAGCACGCCAAGAGCCGCTGCCAGGGGTACTGGAGCGAGGGCCGCCCCGTGGCCAGGGGAGACAGACGCCTGCTCACCGGGCAGCAGTTAGCTCAGGAAATCAAG AACCTCTCAGGCTGGATGGGGAGGACGGGGCCCGGGTTCGCCTCCCCGGACGAG ATGGCCGCCCAGCTGCACGACCTGAGGACGGTGGAAGCTGCCAAGAAGGAGTTTGAGGAGTACGTGCGGCAGCAG GACGTGGCCACCAAGCGCATATTCTCTGCGCTCCGGGTACTGCCCGACACCATGCGGACCCTCCTCGCCACCCAGAAAGATGCCATCCTGGCCCGCCACGGGGCGGCCCTGCTGTGCAAGGGCAGAGAGCAGACCCTGGAGGCCCTGGAGGCCGAGCTGCAGGCCGAGGCCAAGGTCTTCATGGACTCTTACACCATGCGCTTCTGTGGCCACCTGGCCGCCGTCGGGGGCGCCGTGGGCGCCGGGCTCATGGGCCTGGCGGGCGGCGTGGTGGGCGCCGGCATGGCCGCGGCCGCGCTGGCCGCGGAGGCCGGGATGGTGGCGGCCGGCGCGGCGGTGGGGGCCACGGGGGCTGCGGTGGTCGGGGGTGGTGTGGGCGCCGGGCTGGCTGCCACCGTGGGCTgcatggagaaggaggaggacgaGAGGGTGCAGGAAGGGGACCGAGAGCCCCTACTGCAGGAAGAATAA